In a single window of the Mustela nigripes isolate SB6536 chromosome 17, MUSNIG.SB6536, whole genome shotgun sequence genome:
- the IST1 gene encoding IST1 homolog, with product MLGSGFKAERLRVNLRLVINRLKLLEKKKTELAQKARKEIADYLAAGKDERARIRVEHIIREDYLVEAMEILELYCDLLLARFGLIQSMKELDSGLAESVSTLIWAAPRLQSEVAELKIVADQLCAKYSKEYGKLCRTNQIGTVNDRLMHKLSVEAPPKILVERYLIEIAKNYNVPYEPDSVVMAEAPPGVETDLIDVGFTDDVKKGGPGRGGGGGFAAPIGGPDGTVPVPMPMPMPMPSPSTPFSYPLPKGPSDFNGLPVGTYQAFPNIHPPQIPATPPSYESVDDINADKNVSSAQIVGPGPKPEASAKPPSRPMDTYDNFVLPELPSVPDTLPTASAGANTSASEDIDFDDLSRRFEELKKKT from the exons ATGCTGGGCTCTGGATTTAAAGCTGAGCGTTTACGAGTCAATTTGAGATTAGTCATAAACCGTCTTAAActattggagaaaaaaaaga CGGAACTGGCCCAGAAAGCGAGGAAAGAGATTGCTGACTATCTGGCTGCTGGGAAAGATGAACGAGCTCGGATTCGAGTGGAGCACATTATCCGAGAAGACTACCTTGTGGAGGCCATGGAGATTCTGGAGCTGTATTGTGATCTGCTGCTGGCTCGGTTTGGCCTCATCCAGTCTATGAA GGAACTAGACTCTGGTCTGGCTGAATCCGTGTCTACGCTGATATGGGCTGCTCCTCGGCTCCAGTCAGAAGTGGCTGAGTTGAAAATA GTTGCTGATCAGCTCTGTGCCAAGTATAGCAAGGAATATGGCAAGCTATGTAGGACCAACCAGATTGGAACTGTGAATGACAGG CTAATGCACAAACTGAGTGTGGAAGCCCCACCTAAAATCCTGGTGGAGAGATACCTGATTGAAATTGCCAAGAACTACAATGTGCCCTATGAGCCTGACTCTGTGGTCATG GCAGAAGCTCCTCCTGGGGTAGAGACAGATCTTATTGATGTTGGATTCACAgatgatgtgaagaaagggggccctggaagaggaggagggggtggtttCGCAGCACCAATTGGTGGACCTGATGGAACAGTACCAGTGCCTATGCCCATGCCTATGCCCATGCCCTCTCCAAGTACTCCTTTCTCCTACCCACTGCCAAAGGGACCA TCGGATTTCAATGGATTGCCAGTGGGGACTTACCAGGCTTTTCCCAATATTCATCCACCTCAGATACCAGCAACTCCCCCATCGTATGAATCT GTTGATGACATTAATGCTGATAAGAATGTCTCTTCTGCACAGATTGTTG GTCCTGGGCCCAAGCCAGAAGCCTCTGCAAAGCCCCCTTCCCGACCCATGGATACCTACGACAACTTTGTACTACCGGAGTTGCCATCTGTGCCAGACACACTACCAACTGCGTCTGCTGGTGCCAACACCTCAGCATCTGAGGACATTGACTTTGATGATCTGTCCCGGAGATTTGaagagttgaaaaagaaaacctag